A window of the Lactuca sativa cultivar Salinas chromosome 5, Lsat_Salinas_v11, whole genome shotgun sequence genome harbors these coding sequences:
- the LOC111898267 gene encoding NAD-dependent malic enzyme 59 kDa isoform, mitochondrial, whose protein sequence is MVVLTDGSRILGLGDLGVQGMAIPIGKLDMYVAAAGINPQRILPIMLDVGTNNQQLLDNPLYIGLRQPRLEGDEYISIVDELMEALHARWPKAIVQFEDFQFKWAFETLERYRKKICMFNDDIQLLFGMMESRKEWNGSFHRNEKKNSCLFCLME, encoded by the exons ATGGTAGTTCTTACAGATGGCAGCCGTATTCTTGGGCTTGGTGATCTTGGGGTTCAAGGAATGGCCATACCTATTGGAAAGCTCGATATGTATGTTGCTGCTGCTGGTATCAATCCTCAAAGA ATCCTTCCTATCATGCTTGATGTTGGAACTAACAATCAACAGCTACTAGATAATCCCCTTT ATATAGGACTACGGCAACCTAGATTAGAAGGGGATGAATATATATCAATAGTGGATGAATTAATGGAAGCTCTTCATGCACGTTGGCCAAAGGCTATTGTCCAG TTTGAAGACTTTCAATTCAAGTGGGCTTTTGAAACTCTTGAAAGATACCGGAAGAAGATCTGCATGTTCAATGATGACATACAA TTATTGTTTGGTATGATGGAGTCAAGGAAGGAATGGAATGGTTCATTCCACCGgaacgaaaaaaaaaattcatgtttGTTTTGCCTGATGGAATGA
- the LOC128126252 gene encoding NAD-dependent malic enzyme 59 kDa isoform, mitochondrial-like — protein MGDSSTCSSLQGTAGVALAGLLGTVRAQGRPLSDFANQKIVVVGAGSAGLGVLKVAYQAAARMAGSEAKPQFFLLDKDV, from the exons ATGGGTGATTCCTCCACTTGTTCTTCTTTGCAGGGAACTGCTGGTGTTGCATTGGCTGGATTACTTGGAACTGTTAGGGCACAAGGTCGCCCTTTATCAGACTTTGCAAACCAAAAAATTGTCGTTGTTGGTGCTGGAAG TGCAGGGCTTGGTGTTCTTAAAGTGGCCTATCAGGCGGCTGCAAGGATGGCAGGATCAGAAGCAAAACCTCAATTTTTCCTACTTGATAAAGACGTATGA